The proteins below are encoded in one region of Amycolatopsis magusensis:
- a CDS encoding polyribonucleotide nucleotidyltransferase produces MTDVSGTAVHETEAVIDNGRFGTRTVRFETGRLARQAAGSVVAYLDDETMLLSATTASKHPKEHFDFFPLTVDVEERMYAAGRIPGAFFRREGRPSTDAILTCRLIDRPLRPSFTDGLRNEIQIVITVQSLNPEDPYDVLAINAASASTQISGLPFSGPIGGVRVALVEDQWVAFPTWKQLEKATFNMVVAGRIVGDDVAIMMVEAEATENTLELVAAGAKAPNEQVVAEGLEAAKPFIRVLCEAQQELAKVAAKPVADFPVFLAYETDAYEAVAAAATEDLTKALAIAGKQDRDNATDEVKAAVLAKVGIGEGEAFEGREKEIGAAFRSLTKQLIRQRILRDKVRIDGRGLTDIRSLGAEVSVIPRAHGSALFERGETQILGVTTLNMLRMEQQIDSLSPETHKRYLHHYNFPPFSTGETGRVGSPKRREIGHGALAERALVPVLPKRDEFPYAIRQVSEALGSNGSTSMGSVCASTMGLLNAGVPLKAPVAGIAMGLVSDEVDGETRYVALTDILGAEDAFGDMDFKVAGTKEIVTALQLDTKLDGIPSEVLAGALNQAKDARLTILEVIAEAIDGPDEMSPYAPRVTSVKIPVDKIGEVIGPKGKMINSITEETGADISIEDDGTIYVGAADGPSAEAAIDKINAIANPQLPKVGERFLGTVVKTAAFGAFVSLLPGKDGLVHISKLGNGKRIGKVEDVVNVGDKLRVEIADIDNRGKISLVLVQEEEAAAPAATDAPAETADATQ; encoded by the coding sequence ATGACCGACGTGAGCGGCACCGCCGTGCACGAGACCGAAGCCGTGATCGACAACGGCCGCTTCGGCACCCGCACGGTCCGCTTCGAGACCGGCCGCCTGGCCCGCCAGGCCGCCGGTTCCGTCGTCGCGTACCTGGACGACGAAACCATGCTGCTGTCGGCGACCACGGCGTCGAAGCACCCGAAGGAGCACTTCGACTTCTTCCCGCTGACCGTGGACGTCGAGGAGCGGATGTACGCCGCGGGCCGCATCCCGGGCGCCTTCTTCCGCCGCGAGGGCCGTCCCTCCACCGACGCCATCCTGACCTGCCGCCTGATCGACCGGCCGCTGCGCCCGTCGTTCACCGACGGCCTGCGCAACGAGATCCAGATCGTCATCACCGTGCAGAGCCTCAACCCCGAGGACCCGTACGACGTGCTGGCGATCAACGCCGCCTCGGCGTCGACGCAGATCTCCGGCCTGCCGTTCTCGGGCCCGATCGGCGGCGTCCGCGTGGCGCTGGTCGAGGACCAGTGGGTCGCCTTCCCGACCTGGAAGCAGCTGGAAAAGGCCACCTTCAACATGGTGGTCGCCGGGCGCATCGTCGGCGATGACGTGGCGATCATGATGGTCGAGGCCGAGGCCACCGAGAACACCCTCGAGCTGGTCGCCGCCGGTGCCAAGGCGCCGAACGAGCAGGTCGTGGCCGAGGGCCTGGAAGCCGCGAAGCCGTTCATCCGCGTGCTCTGCGAGGCTCAGCAGGAGCTGGCCAAGGTGGCCGCCAAGCCGGTCGCCGACTTCCCGGTGTTCCTGGCCTACGAGACCGACGCCTACGAGGCGGTCGCCGCGGCGGCCACCGAGGACCTGACCAAGGCGCTGGCCATCGCCGGCAAGCAGGACCGCGACAACGCCACCGACGAGGTCAAGGCCGCCGTGCTGGCCAAGGTCGGTATCGGCGAGGGCGAGGCCTTCGAGGGCCGCGAGAAGGAGATCGGCGCCGCGTTCCGGTCGCTGACCAAGCAGCTGATCCGCCAGCGCATCCTGCGTGACAAGGTCCGCATCGACGGCCGCGGCCTGACCGACATCCGGTCGCTGGGCGCCGAGGTCTCGGTGATCCCGCGGGCGCACGGCTCGGCGCTGTTCGAGCGCGGCGAGACCCAGATCCTGGGTGTCACCACGCTGAACATGCTCCGCATGGAGCAGCAGATCGACTCGCTGTCGCCGGAGACCCACAAGCGGTACCTGCACCACTACAACTTCCCGCCGTTCTCCACCGGCGAGACCGGCCGCGTCGGTTCGCCGAAGCGGCGCGAGATCGGCCACGGCGCGCTCGCCGAGCGCGCGCTGGTGCCGGTGCTGCCGAAGCGGGACGAGTTCCCCTACGCGATCCGCCAGGTCTCCGAGGCGCTGGGCTCCAACGGCTCCACCTCGATGGGCTCGGTCTGCGCCTCGACCATGGGCCTGCTCAACGCCGGTGTGCCGCTGAAGGCGCCGGTCGCGGGCATCGCCATGGGCCTGGTCTCCGACGAGGTCGACGGCGAGACCCGCTACGTCGCGCTGACCGACATCCTCGGTGCCGAGGACGCCTTCGGTGACATGGACTTCAAGGTCGCGGGCACCAAGGAGATCGTCACCGCGCTGCAGCTGGACACCAAGCTCGACGGCATCCCGTCCGAGGTGCTGGCCGGTGCGCTGAACCAGGCCAAGGACGCGCGGCTGACCATCCTCGAGGTGATCGCCGAGGCGATCGACGGCCCCGACGAGATGAGCCCGTACGCCCCGCGCGTGACCAGCGTGAAGATCCCGGTCGACAAGATCGGCGAGGTCATCGGCCCGAAGGGCAAGATGATCAACTCGATCACCGAGGAGACCGGCGCCGACATCTCCATCGAGGACGACGGCACGATCTACGTGGGCGCGGCCGACGGCCCGTCGGCGGAAGCGGCGATCGACAAGATCAACGCCATCGCCAACCCGCAGCTGCCCAAGGTCGGGGAGCGCTTCCTCGGCACCGTGGTGAAGACCGCCGCCTTCGGCGCCTTCGTCTCGCTGCTGCCGGGCAAGGACGGCCTGGTGCACATCTCCAAGCTGGGCAACGGCAAGCGCATCGGCAAGGTCGAGGACGTGGTCAACGTCGGCGACAAGCTGCGCGTGGAGATCGCGGACATCGACAACCGCGGCAAGATCAGCCTGGTGCTGGTGCAGGAAGAGGAGGCGGCCGCGCCGGCCGCCACCGACGCCCCGGCCGAAACGGCCGACGCCACCCAGTAG
- a CDS encoding MATE family efflux transporter yields the protein MPDSVTARVSAKRVLGLALPALGVLAAEPLYVLVDTAVVGHLGALPLAGLALGGVLLSQVSTQLTFLSYGTTSRTARLHGAGRREEAVREGVQATWVAIGVGLLLVLAGQLLAAPVARGLAGDAEIAGEAVAWLRIALFGAPLILITMAGNGWMRGVQEAKRPLWYVLAGNGISAVLCPVLVYGAGWGLEGSAVANVVAQVISAALFIRALIKERVPLKPEFGVMRAQLVLGRDLVLRSFAFQVCFVSAAAVAARTSTEAVGAHQVVLQLWTFLALVLDSVAIAAQSLVGAALGAGRQREARGIATQITRYGLVFGCALCVVFAAVSQVLPRVFTSDAGVLAEIPNAWWFFVALQPIAGVVFALDGVLLGAGDAAFLRTATLLSAAAGFLPLIWLSLAFGWGLAGIWTGLSLFMVFRLVTVLVRWRSGNWAVVGAVRVA from the coding sequence GTGCCTGATTCCGTCACTGCTCGGGTATCCGCCAAACGGGTGCTCGGACTGGCCCTCCCCGCACTGGGCGTGCTGGCCGCCGAACCGCTCTACGTCCTGGTCGACACCGCCGTGGTGGGCCATCTCGGGGCCCTGCCGCTGGCCGGGCTCGCGCTCGGTGGTGTGCTCCTGTCGCAGGTGTCCACCCAGCTGACCTTCCTGTCCTACGGGACCACCTCGCGCACCGCCCGGCTGCACGGCGCGGGCCGTCGCGAGGAGGCGGTGCGTGAAGGCGTGCAGGCGACCTGGGTGGCCATCGGGGTCGGGCTGCTGCTGGTGCTGGCCGGTCAGCTGCTCGCCGCGCCGGTCGCGCGCGGGCTGGCCGGGGACGCCGAGATCGCCGGTGAGGCGGTGGCGTGGCTGCGGATCGCGTTGTTCGGCGCGCCGCTGATCCTGATCACCATGGCGGGCAACGGCTGGATGCGCGGCGTGCAGGAGGCCAAGCGCCCGCTCTGGTACGTGCTCGCGGGCAACGGGATCTCCGCGGTGCTGTGCCCGGTGCTGGTCTACGGCGCGGGGTGGGGGCTCGAAGGCTCGGCCGTGGCGAACGTGGTGGCGCAGGTCATCTCGGCGGCGTTGTTCATCCGCGCGTTGATCAAGGAGCGCGTCCCGCTGAAGCCGGAGTTCGGCGTGATGCGGGCGCAGCTCGTGCTGGGCCGGGACCTGGTGCTGCGCAGTTTCGCGTTCCAGGTGTGCTTCGTCTCCGCGGCCGCGGTCGCCGCGCGCACCTCGACCGAGGCGGTCGGCGCGCACCAGGTCGTCTTGCAACTGTGGACCTTCCTGGCGCTGGTGCTGGACTCGGTGGCGATCGCGGCGCAGTCCCTGGTCGGCGCGGCGCTCGGTGCGGGACGACAACGGGAGGCGCGGGGGATCGCCACGCAGATCACCCGGTACGGCCTGGTCTTCGGGTGCGCGTTGTGCGTGGTGTTCGCCGCGGTGTCGCAGGTGCTGCCCAGGGTGTTCACTTCGGACGCCGGGGTGCTCGCGGAGATCCCGAACGCGTGGTGGTTCTTCGTGGCGCTGCAACCGATCGCGGGGGTGGTGTTCGCGCTCGACGGCGTGCTGCTCGGTGCCGGTGACGCCGCGTTCCTGCGCACGGCCACGCTGCTCAGCGCGGCGGCCGGGTTCCTGCCGCTGATCTGGCTGTCGCTGGCGTTCGGCTGGGGACTGGCCGGCATCTGGACCGGGCTCTCGTTGTTCATGGTGTTCCGGCTCGTCACCGTGCTGGTGCGCTGGCGCTCGGGCAACTGGGCCGTGGTCGGGGCCGTGCGCGTGGCGTGA
- a CDS encoding DUF397 domain-containing protein, which translates to MGNPRVVEVDSSGLRWIKSSASGSDPDKCVEIAFDDQVVLVRDSKDRGGPRLNFSDAGWVAFLTSVRKGS; encoded by the coding sequence GTGGGCAACCCACGCGTGGTCGAAGTCGATTCGTCCGGCCTTCGCTGGATCAAGAGCTCCGCCAGTGGCTCCGACCCCGACAAGTGCGTCGAAATCGCCTTCGATGACCAGGTGGTGCTGGTCCGGGATTCCAAGGATCGCGGCGGCCCCCGCCTGAACTTCTCCGATGCGGGATGGGTCGCCTTTTTGACCAGCGTCCGGAAGGGCTCTTGA
- the rpsO gene encoding 30S ribosomal protein S15 has translation MALSTEEKKSILSEYGVHDSDTGSPEAQVALLTKRIVGLTEHLKQHKHDHHSRRGLLLLVGRRRRLLNYVAKVDIERYRSLIQRLGLRR, from the coding sequence GTGGCGCTGTCCACCGAAGAAAAGAAGTCGATCCTTTCCGAGTACGGCGTGCACGACTCGGACACCGGATCCCCCGAGGCCCAGGTGGCCCTGCTGACCAAGCGGATCGTCGGCCTCACCGAACACCTGAAGCAGCACAAGCACGACCACCACTCCCGCCGCGGCCTGCTCCTGCTGGTCGGGCGCCGCCGCCGGTTGCTCAACTACGTGGCGAAGGTGGACATCGAGCGGTACCGGTCGCTGATCCAGCGACTCGGCCTCCGCCGATAG
- a CDS encoding helix-turn-helix domain-containing protein — translation MLRQERDSKGYTQRDVADALDWSPSKLIRIEKGTVGISVTDLKALLLHYDITERERVDQLVDMVKAGKKPAWWHQYRDVYPQQFINFIGLESSAIRIRQFQGLIVPGTLQTPEYAAAIMRAYGSQESRIERGVEVRMRRREELLRSGGPELSYIIDESALLRQVGDSEVMVGQVRQLMELSAYKQMHIQVMPFSAGPSSAMVGSFIVLELSEEQDDYAMMLETPDGAVLVDEPNEQTARYSKFFTELRDKALSEDDTQVFLDELLGRLGEDG, via the coding sequence GTGCTGCGGCAGGAACGCGACAGCAAGGGGTATACCCAGCGCGACGTCGCGGATGCTCTCGACTGGTCACCGTCGAAGCTCATCCGGATCGAAAAGGGCACGGTCGGCATTTCGGTCACCGACCTCAAAGCCCTGCTGCTGCACTACGACATCACCGAACGCGAGCGGGTGGACCAACTCGTCGACATGGTGAAGGCGGGCAAGAAGCCCGCTTGGTGGCACCAGTACCGCGATGTCTACCCCCAGCAGTTCATCAACTTCATCGGCCTGGAGTCTTCGGCCATCCGGATCAGGCAGTTCCAGGGACTGATCGTGCCCGGCACCCTGCAAACACCCGAGTACGCCGCCGCGATCATGCGCGCCTACGGGTCGCAGGAGTCCCGGATCGAGCGCGGCGTCGAGGTCCGGATGCGACGCCGGGAAGAACTGCTCCGTTCCGGCGGGCCCGAGCTGTCCTACATCATCGACGAGTCGGCGCTGCTGCGGCAGGTCGGCGACAGCGAAGTGATGGTGGGCCAGGTGCGGCAGCTGATGGAGCTGTCCGCGTACAAGCAGATGCACATCCAGGTGATGCCCTTCAGCGCCGGGCCCAGTTCCGCGATGGTCGGCTCGTTCATCGTGCTCGAACTGTCCGAGGAGCAGGACGACTACGCGATGATGCTGGAAACGCCGGACGGGGCCGTGCTCGTCGACGAGCCGAACGAGCAGACCGCACGGTACTCGAAGTTCTTCACCGA
- a CDS encoding M16 family metallopeptidase, with translation MASKTPGYAQPAGTTRLLDSTPDGAVVKRTVLAGGLRVITEHVPASRSATVGLWVGVGSRDEPLTVAGAAHYLEHLLFKGTANRDAKQIAEEIDAVGGEFNAFTAKEHTCYYAQVLDEDLPLAVDLVTDVVFEALCTDADVDTERSVVLEEIAMRDDDAEDLLHETFVGAILGDHPLGRPVLGTEASIAGMSPSALRGFYKRRYTLPRMVLAVAGNVDHTQVLRLVRKALRDRLSGSDTPVPPRRGRARLSAASKLALHTDDTEQAHVMLGLRALTRHDERRFTLSVLNAALGGGMSSRLFQEIRERRGLAYQVYSSVASYADTGHLAVYAGCQPEKLGEVTGVIREVLADVARDGLTEAEVARAKGQLRGAMVLGLEDSASRMSRIGKGELNYSEYLGVTETIDRIDAVTAEDTAALAKALLRAPGRAVGVSAAAVVGPYAHADDLPDDLHEVIAS, from the coding sequence ATGGCGTCCAAGACTCCTGGTTACGCCCAGCCCGCCGGGACGACCCGGCTGCTCGACTCGACGCCCGACGGCGCGGTGGTCAAGCGCACGGTGCTGGCCGGCGGGCTCCGGGTGATCACCGAGCACGTGCCGGCTTCCCGCTCGGCCACGGTCGGGCTGTGGGTCGGCGTCGGTTCGCGGGACGAGCCGCTGACGGTCGCCGGGGCCGCGCACTACCTGGAGCACCTGCTGTTCAAGGGCACCGCGAACCGCGACGCCAAGCAGATCGCCGAGGAGATCGACGCGGTCGGCGGGGAGTTCAACGCGTTCACCGCCAAGGAGCACACCTGCTACTACGCGCAGGTGCTCGACGAGGACCTGCCGCTGGCCGTGGACCTGGTGACCGACGTGGTCTTCGAGGCGCTCTGCACGGATGCCGACGTGGACACCGAACGCAGCGTGGTGCTCGAAGAGATCGCCATGCGCGACGACGACGCCGAGGACCTGCTGCACGAGACCTTCGTCGGCGCGATCCTCGGTGACCACCCGCTCGGACGGCCGGTGCTGGGCACCGAGGCGTCGATCGCCGGGATGTCGCCCAGCGCGCTGCGCGGGTTCTACAAGCGCCGCTACACGCTCCCGCGGATGGTGCTGGCGGTGGCCGGCAACGTCGACCACACCCAGGTGCTCCGCCTGGTGCGCAAGGCTCTGCGCGACCGTCTGTCCGGTTCGGACACTCCGGTGCCGCCGCGCCGGGGGCGGGCGCGGCTGTCCGCGGCCTCGAAACTGGCGCTGCACACCGACGACACCGAGCAGGCCCACGTGATGCTCGGCCTGCGCGCGCTCACCCGGCACGACGAGCGCCGCTTCACCCTGTCCGTGCTCAACGCCGCGCTCGGCGGCGGCATGAGTTCGCGGCTGTTCCAGGAGATCCGGGAACGCCGCGGGCTGGCGTACCAGGTGTACTCGTCGGTGGCGAGCTACGCCGACACCGGGCACCTGGCCGTCTACGCCGGGTGCCAGCCGGAGAAGCTGGGCGAGGTGACCGGGGTGATCCGCGAGGTGCTCGCCGACGTCGCCCGTGACGGGCTCACCGAAGCCGAGGTGGCCAGGGCCAAGGGCCAGCTGCGCGGTGCGATGGTGCTCGGCCTGGAGGACTCGGCCTCGCGCATGTCGCGCATCGGCAAGGGTGAGCTGAACTACAGCGAGTACCTCGGTGTGACCGAAACCATCGACCGGATCGACGCGGTCACCGCCGAAGACACCGCCGCGCTGGCGAAAGCCCTGCTCAGGGCGCCGGGCCGGGCGGTGGGGGTGTCCGCGGCCGCGGTGGTCGGGCCGTACGCTCACGCCGACGACCTTCCCGACGATCTGCACGAGGTGATCGCATCATGA
- a CDS encoding MFS transporter: protein MPAPTTGRATRRSWFIWLTAAAVYLLAVFHRTSFGVAGLEAAERFGVGAAALGTFTVLQVGVYAAMQIPTGVLVDRFGPRKVLSFALLFLGLGQVLLAVATSYPLGLLARAVLGFGDALTFVSVLRLIAAHFPGRQYSVVTSFTTAIGYLGNLAATVPLTFLLAGPGWTPTFLGAGLVTVVYAVVAIWRIRDNPVTPPVTVAPPGRRVLAGRVLEAWRTPGTRLGFWVHFATMFGANVLSMLWGVPFLVDQGMSQAGASAMLTVFVFTSMFGGPVVGNLIGRRPAVRMPLVVGFLAGAVLIWAVLLAWPGSVPAPVLAPAFAFFALGGPASMIGFALARDYNPLSRVGTATGVVNVGGFVATTIAALSVGVLLELTGGNFRIALLSIVAVLLVGSFRTLVWWRRARAELFAAQARGEQVPVQVRRRRWDAPERQPAAAAA, encoded by the coding sequence TTGCCTGCCCCCACCACCGGACGTGCCACCCGCCGGTCGTGGTTCATCTGGCTGACCGCCGCCGCGGTCTACCTGCTCGCCGTGTTCCACCGCACCTCGTTCGGCGTCGCCGGGCTGGAGGCCGCCGAGCGCTTCGGCGTGGGCGCGGCCGCGCTCGGCACGTTCACCGTGCTCCAGGTCGGCGTCTACGCCGCCATGCAGATCCCCACCGGCGTGCTGGTCGACCGCTTCGGCCCGCGCAAGGTGCTCAGCTTCGCCCTGCTGTTCCTCGGCCTTGGCCAGGTCCTGCTCGCCGTGGCCACCTCCTACCCGCTGGGCCTGCTCGCCCGCGCGGTCCTCGGCTTCGGCGACGCGCTCACCTTCGTCAGCGTGCTCCGGCTGATCGCCGCGCACTTCCCCGGCAGGCAGTACTCCGTGGTCACCTCGTTCACCACGGCCATCGGCTACCTCGGCAACCTGGCCGCCACCGTGCCGCTGACCTTCCTGCTCGCCGGCCCCGGCTGGACGCCCACCTTCCTCGGCGCCGGGCTGGTCACCGTGGTCTACGCGGTCGTCGCCATCTGGCGGATCAGGGACAACCCGGTCACCCCGCCGGTCACCGTCGCGCCACCCGGCCGCCGCGTGCTCGCCGGGCGTGTGCTCGAAGCCTGGCGCACCCCCGGCACCCGCCTCGGTTTCTGGGTCCACTTCGCCACCATGTTCGGCGCCAACGTGCTGTCGATGCTGTGGGGCGTGCCGTTCCTGGTCGACCAGGGCATGAGCCAGGCGGGCGCGAGCGCCATGCTGACCGTGTTCGTGTTCACCTCGATGTTCGGCGGCCCGGTGGTGGGCAACCTGATCGGGCGGCGCCCGGCGGTCCGGATGCCGCTGGTGGTCGGCTTCCTCGCCGGGGCGGTGCTGATCTGGGCGGTGCTGCTGGCGTGGCCGGGCTCGGTCCCGGCACCGGTGCTGGCGCCGGCGTTCGCCTTCTTCGCCCTCGGCGGGCCCGCCTCGATGATCGGGTTCGCGCTGGCCCGCGACTACAACCCGCTCAGCCGCGTCGGCACCGCGACCGGCGTGGTCAACGTCGGCGGGTTCGTCGCCACCACGATCGCCGCGCTCAGCGTCGGCGTGCTGCTGGAACTGACCGGCGGCAACTTCCGGATCGCGCTGCTGTCCATCGTGGCGGTGCTGCTGGTGGGCAGTTTCCGCACACTGGTCTGGTGGCGCCGGGCGCGGGCGGAACTGTTCGCCGCGCAGGCCCGTGGTGAGCAGGTCCCGGTGCAGGTGCGGCGTCGCCGCTGGGACGCGCCGGAGAGGCAGCCCGCCGCAGCCGCCGCGTAG
- the thpR gene encoding RNA 2',3'-cyclic phosphodiesterase, which translates to MLIFSALVPPPVVLRSAEAALHGRWIDGFRWSPVSNWHITLGFFGEDSISERVDWLRDRLAGRPPVHLRLSAADTFPKVLWLGVESEDLADLAKAAGADLDERPYRPHLTLARFPAERSAEARALVDHLAGYTSPAWTAAEVVLMKSTAGAYSQVARFALDGGSGG; encoded by the coding sequence TTGCTGATCTTCTCCGCGCTGGTGCCGCCACCGGTGGTGCTCCGCTCGGCGGAGGCCGCGCTGCACGGCCGGTGGATCGACGGTTTCCGCTGGTCACCGGTGTCCAATTGGCACATCACGCTCGGCTTCTTCGGTGAGGACTCGATCAGCGAGCGCGTGGATTGGCTGCGCGACCGGCTCGCCGGACGGCCTCCGGTCCACCTGCGACTGTCCGCTGCGGACACGTTCCCGAAGGTGCTGTGGCTGGGCGTGGAAAGCGAGGACCTCGCCGACCTGGCGAAGGCGGCGGGAGCCGACCTCGACGAGCGGCCGTACCGCCCGCACCTGACCCTCGCGCGGTTCCCCGCCGAGCGGTCCGCCGAGGCGCGGGCGCTCGTCGATCACCTGGCCGGGTACACCAGTCCCGCGTGGACGGCGGCCGAGGTGGTGCTGATGAAGAGCACGGCCGGGGCGTATTCGCAGGTGGCGCGGTTCGCGCTGGACGGCGGTTCGGGCGGCTGA
- a CDS encoding bifunctional riboflavin kinase/FAD synthetase: MQRWRGLADLPGSWGRCVITIGVFDGVHRGHQALIRRTVEAARSRDLPSVVLTFDPHPSEVIRPGSHPAQLTTLRRKAELVEELGVDVFCVLPFTPELSRLTAHEFVHEVLVDQLHVAAVIVGENFTFGNKAAGDVALLRTLGRRFGFAAQGAELQGQALGPVEDPGSTPESEITFSSTYVRSCIDAGDVQAAAEALGRPHRVEGIVVRGAGRGKDLGFPTANLSTPRFAAIPADGVYSCWFTRSTEPGKRLRAAVSVGTNPTFSGRERTVEAYVLDVEEDFYGHDVALDFVLKLRDQIRYDSLEPLIRQMEADVVRTREVLAG, from the coding sequence GTGCAGCGTTGGCGTGGTTTGGCGGATCTTCCTGGCAGCTGGGGCCGGTGTGTCATCACCATCGGGGTGTTCGACGGAGTACACCGTGGACACCAGGCCCTGATCAGGAGAACGGTGGAGGCGGCGCGGTCGCGCGACCTCCCGAGCGTGGTGCTCACCTTCGACCCGCACCCGTCGGAGGTGATCCGGCCCGGCAGCCACCCCGCGCAGCTGACCACGCTGCGGCGCAAGGCGGAGCTGGTCGAGGAACTCGGCGTGGACGTGTTCTGCGTGCTGCCGTTCACCCCGGAGCTCTCGCGGCTGACCGCGCACGAGTTCGTGCACGAGGTGCTGGTCGACCAGTTGCACGTGGCCGCGGTGATCGTCGGCGAGAACTTCACCTTCGGCAACAAGGCCGCCGGTGACGTCGCGCTGCTGCGCACCCTCGGCCGCCGCTTCGGCTTCGCCGCCCAGGGCGCCGAACTCCAGGGGCAGGCGCTCGGCCCGGTCGAGGACCCAGGGAGCACGCCGGAGAGCGAGATCACCTTCTCCTCCACCTACGTCCGCTCGTGCATCGACGCGGGTGACGTGCAGGCCGCGGCCGAAGCGCTGGGCCGCCCGCACCGGGTCGAGGGGATCGTGGTCCGGGGCGCCGGCCGCGGCAAGGACCTCGGGTTCCCGACGGCCAACCTGTCCACCCCGCGCTTCGCGGCGATCCCGGCCGACGGGGTCTACAGCTGCTGGTTCACCCGCTCGACCGAGCCGGGCAAACGCCTGCGCGCCGCGGTCTCGGTGGGCACGAACCCGACGTTCTCCGGGCGCGAGCGCACGGTCGAGGCGTACGTGCTCGACGTGGAGGAGGACTTCTACGGGCACGACGTGGCACTCGACTTCGTGCTCAAGCTCCGCGACCAGATCCGCTACGACTCGCTGGAGCCGCTCATCCGGCAGATGGAGGCGGACGTGGTCCGCACCAGAGAGGTGCTCGCCGGGTAA
- the truB gene encoding tRNA pseudouridine(55) synthase TruB, with amino-acid sequence MSRQQQPRRPAPPPGLLIVDKPAGMTSHDVVARARRIMGTRKVGHAGTLDPMATGVLVLGIERATKLLGHLALDRKTYLATIALGASTTTDDAEGEELTAAEPAAVEAVTDDAIAAGIAVLTGEIQQRPSAVSAVKVDGKRAYARVRAGEEVELAARPVTVYRFDLLATRRSPGRIELDVVVECSSGTYVRALARDLGAALGVGGHLAALRRTTVGPFTLAAARSLEVLEDRPELSFDLDKAVATAFPRRDVDGATARALRHGQRIPAVGLGGTYGVFDPDGHALALAADEGSVARAVVVLLPA; translated from the coding sequence GTGTCTCGCCAGCAACAGCCGCGCCGCCCAGCCCCGCCCCCAGGTCTCCTGATCGTCGACAAGCCCGCGGGCATGACGTCGCACGACGTGGTCGCCCGTGCCCGCCGGATCATGGGCACCCGCAAGGTCGGCCACGCCGGCACCCTGGACCCGATGGCCACCGGGGTGCTGGTGCTCGGCATCGAACGCGCCACCAAACTGCTCGGGCACCTCGCGCTCGACCGCAAGACCTACCTGGCCACCATCGCGCTCGGCGCGTCGACGACCACCGACGACGCGGAGGGCGAGGAGCTCACCGCCGCCGAACCCGCCGCGGTCGAGGCCGTCACCGACGACGCCATCGCGGCCGGGATCGCCGTGCTCACCGGGGAAATCCAGCAGCGGCCCAGTGCGGTCAGCGCGGTCAAAGTGGACGGCAAGCGGGCCTACGCGCGGGTGCGCGCGGGGGAGGAGGTCGAACTGGCCGCCCGCCCGGTGACCGTCTACCGGTTCGACCTGCTGGCCACCCGGCGCTCGCCGGGGCGCATCGAACTCGACGTGGTGGTCGAATGTTCTTCCGGCACCTACGTCCGCGCACTGGCCAGGGATCTCGGCGCCGCGCTCGGCGTCGGCGGGCACCTCGCCGCGTTGCGCCGCACCACGGTCGGCCCGTTCACCCTCGCCGCCGCGCGCTCGCTCGAAGTGCTCGAGGACCGTCCGGAGTTGTCGTTCGACCTGGACAAGGCGGTCGCCACCGCGTTCCCGCGCCGGGACGTCGACGGTGCCACCGCGCGGGCGCTGCGGCACGGCCAGCGCATCCCGGCCGTCGGGCTCGGCGGCACCTACGGGGTGTTCGACCCGGACGGGCACGCGCTCGCGCTCGCCGCGGACGAGGGATCCGTGGCCCGCGCGGTGGTTGTCCTGCTCCCCGCATAG
- a CDS encoding helix-turn-helix transcriptional regulator: MEDHKIVQRNIALQREWYGEPLGDRVRRLVVAFDISQAFLAEVLGISAPMLSQVMSGRRAKIGNPVVLARMIMLERKILSPDVAAGNPAAMRAALEDVRDSRPTVGRDSFPVGAVPEDSTVLFALREVAEDAELAEAADRLDEDFPAIADLLRKASKGA, translated from the coding sequence GTGGAGGATCACAAGATCGTCCAGCGCAACATCGCGCTGCAGCGCGAGTGGTACGGGGAGCCGTTGGGGGATCGGGTCCGCAGGCTGGTGGTGGCCTTCGACATCTCGCAGGCGTTCCTGGCCGAGGTGCTCGGGATCAGCGCGCCGATGCTGAGCCAGGTGATGAGCGGGCGGCGGGCGAAGATCGGCAACCCGGTGGTGCTGGCCAGGATGATCATGCTGGAGCGCAAGATCCTCAGCCCGGACGTGGCCGCGGGCAACCCGGCCGCGATGCGGGCCGCGCTGGAGGACGTGCGGGACTCGCGCCCGACGGTCGGCCGCGACAGCTTCCCGGTCGGTGCGGTGCCCGAGGACAGCACGGTGCTGTTCGCGCTGCGGGAGGTCGCCGAGGACGCCGAACTGGCCGAGGCCGCCGACCGGCTCGACGAGGACTTCCCGGCCATCGCGGACCTGCTGCGCAAGGCGTCGAAGGGCGCCTGA